Within the Magnetococcales bacterium genome, the region ACCGGCTCCAGGGAGAGCCCTTGGGTGGCGGCATTTTCTTTCAGGCGCTCTTCCAGGCGGGCGGTTTCGGATTTGACCGTATCGATGATGGTGTCGGCAGAGAGGGCCTTGCCCAGCCCGGCCACTACCCCTTTGACCGTCTCCCGGACGCTCTTTTCCTGCTCCTTGATGAGTCGCTTGCCCTGAGACTTGAGGGCATCGAGGAGGGGATCCAGATCGGCTGTTTTTTCCTTGGGGGATTTTTTGATCTCTTTTTGCAGGGTGTGAAGAGTGTCGGTGATCTGCTCCACCAGTTGTGCACCCTCTGCCCGGATCGCTTCCATCACCGGTGCCAGGGTGGTGGCATCCAGACCCGATGCCGGTGCCGCCCGGGAGAGAACTGCCTGGGCGGTCTGCTCCTGGGTGGCGGCCAGCTGGGCGATTTCGCTGCGGACGGCCTCCACCACCGGCTCAAAGGAGACCAGCTCGGCGGTTTCCACCGCGACCCCCTCAAAGCTCTGCCGGATGACCCCTTCCATCCCTTCTTGAATCCGACCCACCTCGTTGCGCAACTCCGCAAACACCGGCGCCAGGCTGAAGCCATCTCCCTGGGGGGCCTGGTGGATGGCTTGTTCCAACATCTCCCGAAGTTCAGTGCGCTGGTTTTGGGCTTCCCGTTCCGACTCCAGCCGCACGGCGCCCACCAGAGATTCCATGAAGCTTTTTTGGGCGGCGTGTTGCTCTGCCAGGCGTTCGGTGAGTTTTTTGGATTCGGCTTGGATGTTTTTTTCCAGCCCCTCACCGGAAAAGCTCTTTTGAAGCCCGGAGAGGGCCTCTTTCATCGCTTTTTTGACGCTTTTTTCTTGACGCTTGAGTTGCCGTTCCCCCTCCGCTTTGACAGCGGCCACGATGGGCTCCAGGGTGGTTTTGCCATCTTCACCCCGCACGGCGATATCGTTCAATGTCTCCTGCAAAGCTTCCCGCAGGGCCAGCTCCCGGCTTTCGGCGATGGCGGTGCTCTGCTGGGCAATGGCCTCCAGTACCGGGGTAAAGGAGATCTCTGTGGAGGTGGATTGATCTTGGATGGTGGCTGCCAGGCGGTCGGCCTCCTGTTTGACCGAAGCGATGATTTTTTTCGGGGAGAGGGCGGATTCCAGGCTGGAGGAGAGCCCTTGCATGGCAGTTTGGATGGCGGCTTCCTGGCGCTTGATCAGCCGTTTGCCTTCCCCTTTGACCGCTTCCAAAATGGGCTCCAGAGGGATTTCCCGGGGGGATCCGCTCTGTTTGATCGACTGTTGCAGATCCTGTTTGAGATCCTCCATCAAACGGGCAAGATTTTCTTCCAGGCCCCTCTCCGGCTTTTTGAGGGTGGCTAGGTGGGGGGCCAGCCAGCTGCCCTCTTCGAGGCTCTTTTTGAGTTTTTTGCCTTCGGCCCGCACCGCTTCCAGCAGCTCCTCCTGGGCTTGGCTGTCGTGGCTGGCGTGGACGGCTGTTTCCCGGGTGCGGGTTTCGGCGTGGTCCAGGCGTTTGCTGAGGCGTTTCAGCTCTTTGGCCTGGCGTTCGCTGTTTTCCCGGAGTAGCTCGGTGGTGCGGGCGACCGCCTGGTCGAGGATGTCTCCGCCCTTTTTGAAGAGACTTTTCCCCTCTTCCCGCAGGGCTTCCACCACGCTCTCCACGGAAAAGCCCGGGGCGCTGGTGGAGGTGGTGCCGGTTTCGAGGGTGACCGCCTTGGCCTGCTCCAGCTGTTTGGCGATGCGGCTTAATACCTTGGCCTGGCTTTCCACCTGCTCTTGAACCGCCTGGGTGAGGTGTGCGGTCTGCTTTTCCCTGGCCTTGGCTTGGCTTGCGGCCTCTTTGCGGGCATCTTTGGCTCGTTTTTCCGAAACTTCCAGCCAATTGCGGGTTTGGGATTCGGCATGTTTGCGCAAGCCGCTGGCCTGCTCTTCGACCTGTTTGAGCACCCCTTGGGTCTGCTTTTCGGATTGCTCCAGGAGCTGTTCGGTGGTGCGGGTCATGGCCTCGTCGATGGCCTTGCCGCTCTTTTTGGCCAGACGGTTGTTCTCCTCCCGCACGATATCGGCGATGGCATCCAGGGAGACGCTTTCAGCCGATTTGCCACCCTTGGATTCAAGCTTGACGGCGTGGGTCTGGTCGAGCCGTTTGGAGATCCCCCGCAACCCTTCCTCCTGGCTTTCGGCGAGGGCTTGCAGGGCTTTGGTCTGCTTTTCAGCTTGTTTTTGCAGGGCTTTGGTCTGTTTTTCGGCCTGAGTTTCAACCACCTGAGCTTGATTTTGCAGGGCTTTGGTCTGCTTTTCGGCCTGGGTGATGGCGGACTGGGCGTGCTTTTCGAGCGCCTTGGTCTGTTTTTCGGAGTGGGACTCGATGGTTTGGGTCTGCTTTTGGGCCTGCTCCAGCAGGGCTTTGGTCTGTTCGGCTGTCTGCTTTTGAAGTGCCTTGGTCTGCTTTTGATTCAGCTCCTGGAGCTGTTCCAGCTGATTGTCGCCATGGGCTTGGAGGGTCTGGGTCTGATTTTCAGAGAGGGCTTGGAGTGCTTGCGTCTGTTTTTTGGACTGCCCCAGCAGCTGCTCGGTGGTGTGGGCCAGGGCTTTGTCGAGCTGTTCGCCGCTCTTTTTGGCCTGTCGGTGATTCTCTTCCCGCAGGGCGGCCACGACCATATCGACCGTAAACTCTTCTACCTCTTCGCTCTTTTTCTCCATCTCCTGGATGGAGCGCTCCATGCGGGTGGCGGAGTGGCGCAGCCGTTCGGTCTCTTCCCCCAGACGGGTTTGCAGGCGGCTGGAGGCGTCGGTCAAAATTTCCTGGATCACCTCTTCATTGTGGTTGGTGAGGCGGGTGCTTTCGGCTCTTACGGCTTCGATGAGGGGTTCCAGGAAGGCCTGACCCTTGATGCGGCGGCTTATGGTATCCAGGGTTTCCCGCATCTCCTGGCGTTCATTGGCTTGCTGTTCCCCCTGGGTTTCAATGGCTTCGACGACATCGTTGAGGGAAAAACGCGCCTGCAACTGTTCGGTTACCTCGGTGAGGGTATCGCGCACCACCCGTTCCTGCTGGTGGGCCAGACGATCTCCCTCGGCCTTGATGGCGGCGATTATCCGCTTGCGGGAGCCCTGTTCCGAGAGCCTGGCGGTCATATCTCCCAGGGAGTCCCGAATCAGCTGCTCCTGGGTTTGGGAGAGTTCGGCCATTTCGCTTTTGAGGGTGTCGATCACCGGGGAGAGGGCTTTTTTGGCCACCGTGGCAAAGTGCTCTTCGGCAGCGGTGGCGCTCTGGTCCAGACGGTCCGTCGCCTGGCGCATCCGTTCGGCCTCTTCCGACGCTTGAGCCCGCACCCGGGAGCCGGTTTCCAGGAGAAATTCCTTGTGCAGATCGGCCCGTTTGTCCCCTTCCTCCTGCATCTGTTCCATCAGGGGGCGCACGGCGGCATCCACGGCGGTGACGGTTTTTTCCTTGAGGCCACCCATGGCCAGGTCGAGATGGGTGATGAGTCTCTCCAGCAGCAGCTCACCCTGATCTTCTTCGCCATCTTCCGGGATGGGGGTGCCTACGGGGACCAGATCCAGGCGCTCTTCCAGCAGGCGGCAAAACAGCTCCACCCGGCCACTCAGCTCCCGAAACTGCTGTCGTTCACCCCAGGAAAAAAACAGACCGGAAAAAATACCGGCAAAAGCGGCAAAAAATTTGGCGGAAAAAGCATTCAGAAGGGAATTTAAAGCTAAACGGGAGCTTTCAACGTCGGTGACGGTAAATCCTTCGGTCACAAAAAAGAGCCCGCCGATCAGAGCGGCAAAGGTGACCAGCAGACCCAGACCCACCAGATAGCCCGGCACCGAGCGGTAGTAGCGCAGGTCGAAGCGGGCGGCCAACAGGGTTTCGAAGTGGAAATATTCCCCGGGTTCGCGGATGGCCCGAACGACGGATTCGCCCTCCAGGGCGACCAGATTTTTTCGATAGCTGCCCCAGGAGCGGGCGAGGAGCTGGTTGTTGGCGAGCTTGGTGTCGATGGTGGGAAAGTGGTTGGCAAAGGCGGTGCGGTCGGCGTGTTCCCGAAGCATCTCGGTGGCATCCACGAGCATTTCCCGCACCGGACGCAGATGACCCAGGCGCAGGGCCAGCCAGTGGGCAAAGCCCCAGATCATGATGAGCTCCCCAAACAGCCAGGAGACCCAGGGCTGATTGAGTAGATGAAAGGTTCCTTCAAACATCTGGCGTGCTCCCTACCAAGCGCCTGTGCCGGGAGATGGCATATTTCCCGGAGTTACAATGAGGCAAAAGCGGTCAAGTGTAGACACTTAACATTCAAGCCAAAACAGTCCCTGCTGGATCGCATTTTGATCGGTCTCTTAACATTATGATGGTGGGAATTAATACACCGCCACCCTGTCAGAAGAGGAGAGAGGACCGACCAGAGGCGGAATGCAAGATGCACGCCCGCCTTTGGGAAGCGCTCATTTGTTGTAGAAAAGAGCTTCCCATTCAGTGATTTAAAGGGACTTTTCAGCTGGATTCCCCCTCCCGGACAGCTCCACCACCGGTTATTTTTACCCAGTGGTTGGACCCGGCTCCGGGCAAAGTATACCTGGATCCCGAAAAAATGGGAGCCATTTCCATGGCAACGGCACATTTTCCCGAGTGATGATTTGTCCCATGAATCATGAATATAGTGCCGGGGGGAATCAGCGATTGGCCAACGGGGGCGGGGATCCAGGATGATTTTGAACGATCCTGAATCTGTACTGATAATAGCCAAGCCTGTTTTAGGAATATCTCATTGTGGAAAGGGGATGAACTTTATTTGGAATAGTTCGGGGTATTATAAAAAAATTCAGCCACATGGTTCCTTAGTTTTGCTGAATGAGCCTTCCGTTCACAAATAAAAACAGGAATCATTCAGCCACAGTCCCGCAATTTGACCATTTCGGACCATTTTTTTGCAGGAAAACCTACCAATCATCTAACTTTTGTGGGATGGTTTTGCTGAAAAATGATCCAGAAGGGGGCCTGGGACATCATTTTTTCGTTTTGGTTTTTTTCGCTTGAACAGGCTCAACTAGAAAGGTCGCAAGGAGTTAAAAATGAAGTTGAAAATGGCTCAAACGGTGGATACCGTCACCAAGCAAACCATTAAGGCGTTTTTTGAAACACAAATAAGAATAACTCAGACCAAACCCCGTAACAGCGTAAATTTTTTGGAAAGTGGCCTTGATTTTCCGGAATCCACCATCACCGCCATCATCAACTTTTCGAGTGACGAACTTTCCGGTGGTCTCACCATCACCGCTTATACCTCCACCGTGCTGAAACTGGCCAACGCCTTTACTGGCTGTCCGGTGGGCACCATGATGTTTCTCACCCCTGAAGCCAAGGATGCCTTTGGCGAGTTTGCCAATATCGTTTCCGGCGAAGTAAAGACCGCTCTGGAACAAGCCACCAAAACGCACCTCACCTCCTCCCCGCCATTCATTTTTTCCGGTAGCAACATGAGCGTCTCCGTGGGACAAAAGTTCGATGCGAGCAAATTTTATTTTACCTCTGACGTTGGAAATTTTATCATTGAGCTGATTATCGGGGGGACACTCGATCTGAGTTGACCGGTCGTGTCTGCGTGAAGCATCCTTAATGAGTTGATTTCCCATCAAAATCCACTCCCCGAAACAAAAAAAACGCCTGTGCCATTCCGTGGAGCGCCTCACCGACTCCAGCGGACAGCGCTCCTTTTGGAGCGATGGCTGAAAGGGCGATAAAGCAGGACCCCCAGGGGAGAACGGGATGGCTGAAAAAACCAGAGAGATGAATGATAATCCTTTCTTCATCTACTATGGCAATCTGGCTGATAAATGCTTTGCCCCGGATATGATGTCGGGGGGGGATATTGCTGTTTTTCCGAATGTCATCAAAGGTATCAAGCATCTGTCGGATGTGGGGGGGGATCCAACCAAAAAATTTGAAGCGTATGCCGATGCCTCGGAATTGAAATTTGTCCAAAAATCGGTAGATGATCTCAGGAATGCTCTGATTCAGGAGTCCATGACCCCGCCACCTGCCGGCGATCCATCCGCAGCCCGCAACGCCTATCCCCTGACCAATAAATTAAAGGAATTCCGCATCGCCCTGAAAAAAGGCAATGAGGCGATGCTGGAGGAAAATCCATTTTATGAGCTGACCGGCCTGATCTATCGGCTCAACATGACCGCCCTGAAAAATGCCTTTGTCGAAGAGCTGAAAAAAGCCCCGCAAAATCCCCCCCGTCCCATCAAGGTTTCCCGCACCCTGCGCCAGA harbors:
- a CDS encoding chemotaxis protein CheX produces the protein MKLKMAQTVDTVTKQTIKAFFETQIRITQTKPRNSVNFLESGLDFPESTITAIINFSSDELSGGLTITAYTSTVLKLANAFTGCPVGTMMFLTPEAKDAFGEFANIVSGEVKTALEQATKTHLTSSPPFIFSGSNMSVSVGQKFDASKFYFTSDVGNFIIELIIGGTLDLS